From the genome of Paraburkholderia aromaticivorans, one region includes:
- the dtd gene encoding D-aminoacyl-tRNA deacylase yields the protein MIALIQRVRRAEVRVADRVTGAIEAGLLALVCAERGDTEAAADRLLAKVLGYRVFSDAAGKMNLSVQNLDGAGRAGGLLLVSQFTLAADTNSGLRPSFTPAAPPEEGKRLFDYFVAAARAKHPIVETGEFGADMQVSLVNDGPVTFWLQTNA from the coding sequence ATGATCGCGCTGATTCAACGCGTGCGGCGCGCGGAAGTGCGCGTGGCCGACCGTGTCACCGGCGCGATCGAGGCGGGTCTGCTCGCGCTCGTCTGCGCCGAACGCGGCGATACCGAGGCGGCGGCCGACCGGCTGCTCGCCAAGGTGCTCGGCTATCGCGTCTTCAGCGACGCGGCCGGCAAGATGAATCTCTCCGTGCAAAATCTCGACGGCGCCGGGCGCGCGGGCGGCTTGCTGCTCGTGTCGCAGTTCACGCTGGCCGCGGACACCAACAGCGGCCTGCGCCCGAGCTTTACGCCGGCCGCGCCGCCGGAAGAAGGCAAGCGCCTCTTCGATTATTTTGTCGCCGCGGCGCGGGCGAAACATCCAATCGTCGAGACCGGCGAATTCGGCGCCGACATGCAGGTGTCGCTCGTCAACGACGGGCCGGTCACGTTCTGGCTGCAGACGAACGCCTGA
- a CDS encoding histidine phosphatase family protein: MTTQILFIRHGETDWNRIKRIQGHIDIPLATTGFAQAQRLARRLADEAQRGARLDAIYSSDLQRAQQTAQPVADALGLPLQLREGLRERSYGAFQGHDSDEIALRFPDEYAHWQTRDPGFSPPDGESQRALYHRVLHAIEPLVAAHPGGRIACVAHGGVLDCVRRFACGLPLDAPRDYPLLNTSVNTVDFDNGKATIVAWADVAHLDAPSEDDSFKKTAQQGR; the protein is encoded by the coding sequence ATGACTACGCAGATTCTGTTCATCCGGCATGGCGAGACCGACTGGAACCGCATCAAGCGCATTCAAGGTCACATCGACATTCCGCTCGCCACGACAGGCTTCGCGCAGGCGCAACGACTTGCGCGCCGCCTGGCTGATGAGGCGCAGCGGGGTGCACGGCTCGACGCGATCTATTCGAGCGACCTGCAACGCGCGCAGCAAACTGCCCAACCGGTTGCCGACGCACTCGGCTTGCCGCTGCAATTGCGCGAAGGTCTGCGCGAGCGTTCATACGGTGCCTTCCAGGGCCATGACAGCGACGAGATCGCGCTACGCTTTCCCGACGAATACGCGCACTGGCAAACTCGCGATCCGGGTTTCTCCCCGCCGGACGGTGAGTCGCAACGCGCGCTCTACCATCGCGTGCTGCACGCGATCGAACCGTTGGTCGCCGCGCATCCCGGCGGGCGGATTGCCTGCGTCGCGCACGGCGGCGTACTCGACTGCGTGCGGCGCTTCGCCTGCGGTCTGCCGCTCGATGCGCCGCGTGACTACCCGCTGCTGAACACGAGCGTGAACACGGTGGATTTCGACAATGGCAAGGCGACGATCGTGGCGTGGGCAGATGTCGCGCATCTCGATGCGCCGAGCGAGGACGATAGTTTCAAGAAGACGGCGCAGCAAGGACGTTGA
- a CDS encoding oxygenase MpaB family protein, which translates to MSDQTRQANSSSGISQLLARKLRSKLAAGVTHLTSGSGPTLDYSSPAGDPGLFGPDSVCWKVHADFTSMMTGGISALLLQALHPLALAGVWDHSTFRTDILGRLRRTATFISGTTYGNQHDALALIERVKRIHLGVSGVAPDGRPYRASEPALLTWVHVAEVSSFMTAYLRYVNPLLPVAAQDQYFAETARIAEMLGASHVPRSRAGIDAYLLAMRPELVASERTREVVRILMSTPAPSASMRPAGVLMLNAGVDLLPDWAQAMLDLQRYAALRRVVARPGVRLVAPVIRWALVNGISKRACRRVAAGGREPE; encoded by the coding sequence ATGTCCGACCAAACCAGACAGGCCAACTCATCCAGCGGTATCTCGCAGTTGCTCGCCCGCAAACTCCGCTCGAAGCTGGCCGCCGGCGTCACGCATCTGACAAGCGGCAGCGGCCCAACCCTCGACTACTCGTCGCCGGCGGGCGACCCGGGCCTGTTCGGTCCCGACTCGGTCTGCTGGAAGGTCCACGCCGATTTCACGTCGATGATGACAGGTGGCATCAGCGCCCTTCTGCTCCAGGCACTGCACCCGCTGGCGCTCGCCGGCGTGTGGGACCATTCGACGTTTCGCACCGACATTCTCGGCCGTCTGCGCCGTACCGCGACTTTCATTTCCGGCACGACGTACGGCAACCAGCACGACGCGCTGGCGCTGATCGAACGCGTGAAGCGCATTCATCTCGGCGTCAGCGGCGTTGCGCCGGACGGCCGGCCGTATCGCGCGAGCGAGCCTGCACTGCTGACGTGGGTGCATGTCGCCGAAGTGTCGAGCTTCATGACTGCGTACTTGCGCTATGTGAATCCGCTGCTGCCCGTTGCCGCGCAAGATCAGTACTTCGCGGAAACCGCGCGCATCGCTGAAATGCTCGGCGCGTCGCACGTACCTCGCTCGCGAGCCGGGATCGACGCTTACTTGCTGGCGATGCGGCCTGAGCTTGTCGCGAGCGAACGCACGCGTGAAGTGGTGAGAATTTTGATGAGCACGCCCGCGCCGAGTGCCTCGATGCGACCAGCCGGAGTGTTGATGCTCAACGCCGGCGTCGATCTTCTGCCCGATTGGGCCCAGGCAATGTTGGACTTGCAGCGTTACGCGGCGCTTCGCCGTGTGGTGGCGAGGCCCGGTGTGCGTCTGGTCGCGCCGGTGATCCGCTGGGCGCTGGTGAATGGCATATCGAAGCGGGCGTGCCGCCGGGTGGCAGCGGGCGGCCGCGAGCCGGAATAA
- the ruvB gene encoding Holliday junction branch migration DNA helicase RuvB → MIETDKLAAERIIAATPVSPNEEAFERALRPRQLEEYVGQEKVRGQLEIFIEAAKRRSESLDHVLLFGPPGLGKTTLAHIIAREMGVNLRQTSGPVLERAGDLAALLTNLEANDVLFIDEIHRLSPVVEEILYPALEDYQIDIMIGEGPAARSVKLDLQPFTLVGATTRAGMLTNPLRDRFGIVARLEFYNAEELARIVTRSASLLNAQIHPDGAFEIAKRARGTPRIANRLLRRVRDFAEVKADGNITAQVADAALKMLDVDAVGFDLMDRKLLEAILHKFDGGPVGVDNLAAAIGEERDTIEDVLEPYLIQQGFLQRTPRGRVATLLTYRHFGLAAPDSSSALPSLWDSAAT, encoded by the coding sequence ATGATCGAAACCGACAAACTCGCCGCCGAGCGCATCATCGCGGCCACGCCCGTCTCGCCGAACGAAGAAGCGTTCGAGCGCGCGTTGCGCCCGCGCCAGCTCGAAGAATATGTCGGGCAGGAAAAAGTCCGCGGCCAGCTGGAAATCTTTATCGAGGCCGCCAAACGCCGCTCCGAATCGCTCGACCACGTCTTGCTGTTCGGGCCGCCGGGCCTCGGCAAAACCACGCTCGCGCACATCATCGCGCGGGAAATGGGCGTCAATCTGCGGCAAACGTCAGGGCCGGTGCTCGAACGCGCCGGCGACCTCGCCGCGTTGCTCACCAATCTCGAAGCCAACGACGTGCTGTTTATCGACGAAATCCACCGGCTCTCGCCGGTCGTCGAAGAAATTCTGTATCCGGCGTTGGAGGATTATCAGATCGACATCATGATCGGCGAAGGACCGGCCGCGCGCAGCGTGAAGCTGGACCTGCAGCCGTTCACGCTGGTCGGCGCGACCACCCGCGCGGGCATGCTGACCAACCCGCTGCGCGACCGCTTCGGCATCGTGGCGCGGCTCGAGTTTTATAACGCCGAGGAACTGGCGCGCATCGTCACGCGTTCGGCGTCGCTGCTCAATGCGCAGATCCATCCAGACGGCGCATTCGAGATCGCCAAACGTGCGCGCGGCACACCGCGGATCGCGAACCGCCTGCTGCGGCGCGTGCGCGACTTCGCCGAGGTGAAGGCCGACGGCAATATCACCGCGCAGGTGGCCGACGCCGCGCTCAAGATGCTCGACGTGGACGCGGTCGGCTTCGACCTGATGGACCGCAAGCTGCTCGAAGCGATCTTGCACAAGTTCGACGGCGGCCCGGTCGGCGTCGACAACCTGGCGGCCGCTATCGGCGAAGAGCGCGACACGATTGAAGACGTGCTCGAGCCGTATCTGATCCAGCAGGGCTTCCTGCAGCGCACGCCGCGCGGCCGCGTCGCCACGCTGCTCACGTACCGGCATTTCGGCCTCGCCGCGCCCGACTCGTCGAGCGCCCTGCCCAGCCTGTGGGATTCGGCCGCGACCTGA
- the ruvA gene encoding Holliday junction branch migration protein RuvA, protein MIGRIAGVLLEKNPPHLLVDCNGVGYEVDVPMSTFYNLPSAGERIVLLTQMIVREDAHLLYGFGTAEERSTFRELLKISGIGARMALAVLSGMSVHELAQTVTMQDAARLTRVPGIGKKTAERLLLELKGKIGADLGAMAGAASASDHASDILNALLALGYSEKEALAAVKNVPAGTGVSEGIKLALKALSKG, encoded by the coding sequence ATGATCGGTCGCATTGCCGGCGTTCTGCTGGAAAAAAACCCGCCGCATCTGCTCGTCGACTGCAACGGCGTCGGTTACGAAGTCGACGTGCCGATGAGCACGTTCTACAACCTGCCTTCGGCCGGCGAACGCATCGTGTTGCTCACGCAGATGATCGTGCGCGAAGACGCCCACCTGCTGTACGGCTTCGGCACCGCCGAGGAACGTTCGACCTTCCGCGAACTGCTGAAAATCTCCGGCATAGGCGCGCGCATGGCGTTGGCGGTGCTGTCGGGCATGAGCGTTCACGAACTCGCGCAGACCGTCACGATGCAGGATGCGGCGCGCCTGACGCGTGTGCCGGGCATCGGCAAGAAAACGGCGGAGCGGCTGCTCCTCGAACTGAAGGGCAAGATCGGCGCGGACCTGGGCGCGATGGCGGGCGCGGCGTCGGCATCCGACCACGCCTCCGATATCCTGAACGCACTGCTCGCATTGGGTTACTCCGAAAAAGAAGCGCTGGCCGCCGTCAAAAACGTGCCGGCCGGCACCGGTGTTTCCGAAGGCATCAAGCTGGCGTTGAAGGCGCTGTCCAAGGGTTGA
- the ruvC gene encoding crossover junction endodeoxyribonuclease RuvC, which produces MRILGIDPGLRVTGFGVIDQSGHTLSYVASGVIKTADADLPSRLGTIFEGISTLIRQHAPDQSAIEKVFVNVNPQSTLLLGQARGAAICGLVAGGVPVAEYTALQLKQAVVGYGRATKEQMQQMVVRLLNLSGVPGTDAADALGMAICHAHGGTTLSTLGGIAPSLAKKGLRVRRGRLVG; this is translated from the coding sequence ATGAGAATTCTCGGCATCGACCCCGGCCTGCGCGTGACCGGCTTCGGCGTGATCGACCAAAGCGGCCACACGCTCAGCTATGTCGCGAGCGGCGTCATCAAAACCGCCGACGCCGATCTGCCGTCGCGTCTCGGCACCATCTTCGAAGGCATTTCCACGTTGATCCGCCAGCATGCGCCGGACCAGTCGGCAATCGAAAAAGTGTTCGTCAACGTCAACCCGCAATCCACCTTGCTGCTCGGCCAGGCGCGCGGCGCGGCTATCTGCGGACTGGTCGCGGGCGGCGTGCCGGTGGCCGAATACACCGCTCTGCAGTTGAAGCAGGCCGTGGTAGGTTACGGCCGCGCAACCAAGGAACAGATGCAGCAGATGGTGGTGCGCCTGCTCAATCTGTCCGGCGTGCCCGGCACCGACGCCGCCGACGCGCTCGGCATGGCGATCTGCCACGCGCACGGCGGCACGACGCTGAGCACGTTGGGCGGCATCGCGCCTTCGCTGGCGAAGAAGGGGTTGCGCGTGAGGCGTGGACGTCTGGTCGGATAA
- the purH gene encoding bifunctional phosphoribosylaminoimidazolecarboxamide formyltransferase/IMP cyclohydrolase produces the protein MIKQALISVSDKSGIVDFAKSLSDLGVKILSTGGTAKLLADAGLSVTEVADYTGFPEMLDGRVKTLHPKVHGGILARRDLPEHMAALEKHEIPTIDLLVVNLYPFVQTVSKEECSLEDAIENIDIGGPTMLRSAAKNHRDVTVVVDPADYAVVLDEMRANSNAVSYKTNFRLATKVFAHTAQYDGAITNYLTSLTDELQHSSRNAYPATFNLAFNKVQDLRYGENPHQSAAFYRDLSVPAGALANYNQLQGKELSYNNIADSDAAWECVKTFDVPACVIVKHANPCGVAVGANANEAYAKAFQTDPTSAFGGIIAFNREVDEAAAQAVAKQFVEVLIAPSFSAEARQVFAAKQNVRLLEIALGEGHNAFDLKRVGGGLLVQSLDSKNVQPRELRVVTKRHPTPKEMDDLLFAWRVAKYVKSNAIVFCGNGMTLGVGAGQMSRVDSARIASIKAQNAGLTLAGSAVASDAFFPFRDGLDVVVAAGATCVIQPGGSMRDDEVVSAADEHNIAMVLTGVRHFRH, from the coding sequence ATGATCAAGCAAGCGCTCATCTCCGTTTCCGACAAGTCCGGCATCGTCGACTTCGCCAAATCGCTGTCGGACCTCGGCGTCAAGATCCTGTCGACTGGCGGCACCGCGAAACTGCTCGCGGACGCGGGTCTCTCCGTCACCGAAGTCGCCGATTACACCGGCTTCCCGGAAATGCTGGACGGGCGCGTGAAAACGCTGCATCCGAAGGTGCACGGCGGCATTCTGGCGCGCCGCGACCTGCCGGAACACATGGCGGCGCTTGAAAAGCACGAGATTCCGACCATCGACCTGCTGGTCGTGAATCTGTACCCGTTCGTGCAGACCGTGTCGAAAGAGGAATGCTCGCTGGAAGACGCGATCGAGAACATCGACATTGGCGGCCCGACCATGCTGCGTTCGGCCGCGAAGAACCATCGCGACGTGACGGTGGTGGTCGATCCGGCCGACTACGCGGTCGTGCTCGACGAGATGCGCGCGAACAGCAACGCCGTGTCGTACAAGACGAACTTCCGCCTCGCCACCAAGGTGTTCGCGCACACCGCGCAATACGACGGCGCGATCACGAACTACCTGACGAGCCTGACCGACGAGTTGCAACATTCGTCGCGCAACGCTTACCCGGCCACGTTCAACCTCGCGTTCAACAAGGTGCAGGACCTGCGCTACGGCGAAAACCCGCACCAGAGCGCGGCGTTCTACCGCGACCTGTCGGTGCCGGCCGGCGCCCTGGCGAACTACAACCAGTTGCAGGGCAAGGAACTGTCGTACAACAACATTGCGGATTCCGACGCAGCGTGGGAATGCGTGAAGACCTTCGACGTGCCGGCGTGCGTGATCGTCAAGCATGCGAATCCGTGCGGCGTGGCAGTCGGCGCAAACGCCAACGAGGCTTACGCGAAGGCGTTCCAGACCGATCCGACCTCCGCGTTCGGCGGCATCATCGCCTTTAACCGCGAAGTGGATGAGGCGGCGGCGCAAGCCGTGGCCAAGCAGTTCGTCGAAGTGCTGATTGCCCCGTCGTTCAGCGCCGAAGCGCGCCAGGTGTTCGCGGCAAAGCAGAACGTGCGTCTGCTCGAAATCGCGCTGGGCGAAGGCCATAACGCGTTCGATCTGAAGCGCGTGGGCGGCGGCCTGCTGGTGCAGTCGCTCGATTCGAAGAACGTGCAGCCGCGCGAATTGCGCGTGGTCACGAAGCGTCATCCGACGCCGAAGGAAATGGACGATCTGCTGTTTGCATGGCGCGTGGCGAAGTACGTGAAGTCGAACGCCATCGTGTTCTGCGGCAATGGCATGACGCTCGGCGTTGGCGCGGGCCAGATGAGCCGCGTGGACTCGGCGCGCATCGCCAGCATCAAGGCGCAGAACGCCGGTTTGACGCTGGCCGGTTCGGCCGTGGCGTCGGACGCGTTCTTCCCGTTCCGCGACGGCCTCGACGTGGTGGTGGCGGCAGGCGCGACCTGCGTGATCCAACCGGGCGGCTCGATGCGCGACGACGAAGTGGTCAGCGCGGCGGATGAGCACAACATCGCGATGGTGCTGACGGGTGTGCGTCACTTCCGGCATTGA
- a CDS encoding Fis family transcriptional regulator, protein MSKNNIEQSVRDSLGMYFQDLDGSNPHDVYDMVISCVEKPLLEVVLEQAGGNQSLAAEYLGINRNTLRKKLQQHGLL, encoded by the coding sequence ATGAGCAAGAACAATATCGAACAATCAGTCCGCGACAGCCTGGGGATGTATTTCCAGGATCTCGACGGCTCCAATCCGCACGACGTCTACGATATGGTGATTTCCTGCGTAGAAAAACCCCTGCTCGAAGTGGTGCTCGAGCAGGCCGGCGGCAATCAGTCGCTGGCCGCCGAGTATCTCGGCATCAACCGCAATACGCTGCGCAAGAAGCTGCAACAACACGGTTTGTTGTAG
- the dusB gene encoding tRNA dihydrouridine synthase DusB — MPTLGSHNLRNNLFVAPMAGVTDRPFRQLCKRLGAGYAVSEMVASNAQLWKSEKTMRRANHAGEVEPIAVQIAGADPAMMAEAARYNVANGAQIIDINMGCPAKKVCNVAAGSALLQNEPLVQRIVEAVVGAVGVGPDAVPVTLKIRTGWDRANKNALNVARLAEAAGISMLTVHGRTRADLYHGEAEYETIAAVKAAVRIPVVANGDITSPQKAREVLAATGADAIMIGRAAQGRPWLFREIEHFLQTGELLPPPRIDEIQQVMNEHLEDHYAFYGEFTGVRTARKHIGWYTRGLSGANVFRHRMNTLDTTREQLLAVNEFFDAQKAISDRLVYVDETLNTGEDPTDRLAA; from the coding sequence ATGCCCACTCTCGGCTCCCACAATCTGCGTAATAACCTGTTCGTCGCGCCTATGGCAGGCGTGACCGACCGGCCGTTCCGGCAGCTGTGCAAGCGGCTGGGCGCGGGCTACGCAGTGTCGGAAATGGTCGCCTCGAACGCGCAGTTGTGGAAAAGCGAGAAGACCATGCGCCGCGCCAATCACGCAGGCGAGGTCGAGCCGATCGCCGTGCAGATCGCCGGCGCCGATCCGGCCATGATGGCCGAAGCGGCCCGCTACAACGTAGCGAACGGCGCGCAGATCATCGACATCAACATGGGCTGCCCGGCCAAGAAGGTGTGCAACGTGGCGGCGGGCTCGGCCCTGTTGCAGAACGAGCCGCTGGTACAGCGCATTGTCGAGGCGGTGGTCGGCGCGGTGGGCGTCGGGCCCGACGCGGTGCCCGTCACGCTCAAGATCCGCACGGGCTGGGATCGCGCGAACAAGAATGCGCTGAATGTCGCGCGTCTGGCCGAAGCGGCCGGTATTTCGATGCTGACCGTGCATGGCCGCACACGCGCCGACCTGTATCACGGCGAGGCCGAATACGAAACCATCGCCGCGGTGAAGGCGGCGGTGCGCATTCCGGTGGTCGCCAACGGCGACATTACGTCGCCGCAAAAAGCACGCGAGGTGTTGGCCGCCACCGGCGCCGACGCCATCATGATCGGCCGCGCCGCGCAGGGGCGCCCGTGGCTGTTTCGCGAGATCGAGCATTTCCTGCAAACGGGCGAATTGCTGCCGCCGCCGCGCATCGACGAAATCCAGCAGGTGATGAACGAGCATCTCGAAGATCACTACGCTTTCTACGGCGAATTTACGGGTGTGCGCACTGCGCGCAAGCACATCGGCTGGTACACTCGCGGCCTTTCTGGCGCCAACGTGTTCCGGCATCGCATGAATACGCTGGATACCACGCGCGAACAACTCCTCGCCGTCAACGAGTTCTTCGACGCACAAAAGGCGATCTCCGACCGCCTCGTCTACGTCGACGAAACGCTCAACACGGGCGAGGACCCAACCGACCGACTAGCAGCATGA
- a CDS encoding UbiH/UbiF/VisC/COQ6 family ubiquinone biosynthesis hydroxylase, which produces MNDVSQSTVILKPAAAGHPFDFDVTIVGAGPVGLALAGWLARRSATRSLKIALVDAREPEDSIADPRAIAVSHGSRMILEPLRWPADATAIQRIHVSQRGHFGRTLIDHSEHGLPALGYVLRYGSIVHGLAEAVHATSVHWFRSTSAGAPTQELDGVTLPIETAGVTRQLHTRILVNAEGGLFGDQTPGKGAAKRASKGASVNVAERQPSRHADDGTRDNRAATRRAGRAAVEPGSRDYGQTALVGTVTVSAPQPHVAWERFTSQGPIALLPMGGVRGADYALVWCCAPEEAARRAQLSDEAILSELGAAFGDRMGRFTHIKGRASFPLGLNAVETLVDGHIVAIGNAAQTLHPVAGQGLNLGLRDAHSLADALSAEGPTPLALATFAQRRALDRRMTIGATDTLARLFTVDFAPLAIMRGLALTALEFLPPVKTALARQMMFGQRR; this is translated from the coding sequence ATGAACGACGTTTCCCAGTCGACGGTGATCCTGAAGCCCGCCGCGGCCGGCCACCCCTTCGATTTCGACGTGACGATCGTCGGCGCCGGTCCGGTCGGGCTGGCGCTGGCCGGCTGGCTGGCGCGCCGCAGCGCGACGCGCTCGCTGAAGATCGCGCTCGTCGACGCCCGCGAGCCGGAAGATTCGATCGCCGACCCGCGCGCCATCGCCGTGTCGCACGGCAGCCGGATGATCCTGGAGCCGCTGCGCTGGCCCGCGGACGCCACCGCGATCCAGCGTATCCACGTCTCGCAGCGCGGCCATTTCGGCCGCACGCTGATCGACCACAGCGAGCACGGTTTGCCGGCGCTCGGCTACGTGCTGCGCTACGGCTCGATCGTCCACGGTCTCGCCGAGGCGGTGCACGCCACCTCCGTACACTGGTTCCGCTCCACCTCGGCCGGCGCGCCGACGCAGGAACTCGACGGCGTCACGCTGCCGATCGAAACCGCGGGCGTCACGCGTCAGTTGCACACGCGCATTCTGGTGAATGCGGAAGGCGGCCTGTTCGGCGACCAGACGCCGGGTAAAGGCGCGGCTAAACGCGCCAGCAAGGGGGCCAGCGTGAATGTGGCCGAGCGACAGCCCAGCCGCCACGCGGACGACGGCACTCGCGACAATCGAGCCGCCACACGGCGCGCTGGCCGAGCCGCGGTCGAACCTGGCTCGCGGGACTACGGCCAGACTGCACTCGTCGGCACGGTGACCGTGTCCGCGCCGCAGCCGCACGTCGCGTGGGAACGCTTCACCTCGCAAGGTCCGATCGCGTTGCTGCCGATGGGCGGCGTGCGCGGCGCCGACTACGCTCTGGTCTGGTGCTGCGCGCCCGAGGAAGCCGCGCGCCGCGCGCAGCTCTCCGACGAAGCCATCCTCAGTGAACTCGGCGCCGCCTTCGGCGACCGCATGGGCCGCTTCACGCACATCAAGGGGCGCGCGTCGTTCCCGCTGGGGCTGAACGCGGTGGAAACGCTCGTCGACGGTCACATCGTGGCGATCGGTAATGCGGCGCAGACGCTGCACCCGGTGGCGGGCCAAGGCCTAAACTTGGGCCTGCGCGACGCGCACTCGCTCGCCGACGCCCTCTCCGCGGAAGGCCCGACGCCGCTCGCGCTAGCCACTTTCGCGCAACGCCGCGCGCTCGACCGGCGCATGACGATCGGTGCCACCGACACGCTCGCGCGCCTCTTCACCGTCGACTTCGCGCCGCTCGCGATCATGCGCGGCCTCGCCCTCACCGCGCTCGAATTCCTGCCGCCTGTGAAAACCGCGCTGGCACGGCAAATGATGTTCGGACAACGCCGCTAG
- a CDS encoding aminopeptidase P N-terminal domain-containing protein yields the protein MNQPTEPSIAIDVYRTRRERVLAALRAAGGGVAIVPTAPEALRNRDADYPYRHDSYFYYLTGFTEPEALLVLDASAAPGGPASVLFCREKNVERETWEGFRFGPDGARAAFGVDAAFAIGEVDAQLPRLLADKPALHYALGTSPQLDEQVRGWLDAVRAQARGGVAAPAAAHDLIPLLDDMRLVKDDHELAIMRRAGQISAAAHRRAMAACHPGVREYELEAELLYTFRKFGAQAPAYTSIVAAGANACVLHYPAGNAIAQDGDLILIDAACELDGYASDITRTFPASGRFTPAQRELYDIVLAAQQAAVDATRAGATFDDPHQAAVRVLSQGLLDTGIIARAKFASVDDVIAERAYAPFYMHRTGHWLGMDVHDVGDYRERRAPRDEAGALPWRTLQASMTLTIEPGLYIRPAEGVPERYWNIGIRIEDDAIVTPSGCELITRDVPVAADEIEALMQEARAAHETRKS from the coding sequence ATGAACCAGCCGACCGAACCCTCCATCGCCATCGACGTCTACCGCACGCGCCGTGAGCGCGTACTCGCCGCGCTTCGGGCGGCGGGCGGCGGCGTCGCCATTGTCCCCACCGCGCCCGAGGCGCTGCGCAACCGCGACGCCGATTATCCCTATCGGCACGACAGCTACTTCTACTACCTGACCGGCTTCACCGAACCCGAGGCGTTACTGGTGCTCGACGCCAGCGCCGCGCCCGGCGGGCCGGCCTCCGTGCTGTTCTGCCGCGAGAAGAATGTCGAGCGCGAGACGTGGGAAGGTTTCCGCTTCGGCCCGGACGGCGCGCGCGCGGCTTTCGGTGTCGACGCGGCGTTCGCCATCGGCGAAGTGGATGCGCAACTGCCGCGTCTGCTCGCCGACAAGCCAGCGCTGCATTACGCGCTCGGCACCTCGCCGCAACTGGATGAACAGGTGCGCGGCTGGCTCGACGCCGTGCGGGCGCAAGCTCGCGGCGGCGTCGCCGCGCCGGCTGCCGCGCACGATCTAATCCCGCTGCTCGACGACATGCGGCTCGTCAAGGACGACCACGAACTCGCCATCATGCGCCGCGCCGGACAGATTTCGGCCGCCGCGCATCGTCGCGCGATGGCCGCGTGCCATCCCGGCGTGCGCGAGTATGAACTCGAAGCCGAACTGCTCTATACGTTCCGCAAATTCGGCGCGCAGGCGCCGGCTTACACGTCGATCGTCGCGGCGGGCGCGAACGCCTGCGTGCTGCATTACCCGGCGGGCAACGCGATTGCCCAGGACGGCGACCTGATCCTGATCGACGCGGCCTGCGAACTCGACGGCTACGCGTCCGACATCACCCGCACCTTTCCCGCCAGCGGCCGCTTCACGCCGGCGCAGCGCGAGCTGTACGACATCGTGCTGGCCGCGCAGCAGGCCGCCGTCGACGCCACCCGCGCCGGCGCCACCTTCGACGATCCGCACCAGGCGGCCGTGCGCGTACTGTCGCAGGGCTTGCTCGACACCGGCATCATCGCGCGCGCAAAATTCGCCTCGGTCGACGACGTGATCGCCGAACGCGCCTACGCGCCGTTCTATATGCACCGCACCGGGCACTGGCTCGGCATGGACGTGCACGATGTCGGCGACTATCGCGAACGCCGCGCGCCGCGCGACGAGGCAGGCGCGCTGCCGTGGCGCACGCTGCAGGCTTCGATGACGCTCACCATCGAGCCGGGCCTCTACATCCGGCCGGCCGAAGGCGTGCCCGAGCGCTACTGGAACATCGGCATCCGCATCGAGGACGACGCCATCGTCACGCCGAGCGGCTGCGAGCTGATCACGCGCGACGTGCCCGTCGCCGCCGACGAGATCGAGGCGCTGATGCAGGAAGCCCGCGCGGCTCACGAAACAAGGAAGTCATAA